From Mus musculus strain C57BL/6J chromosome 17, GRCm38.p6 C57BL/6J, the proteins below share one genomic window:
- the Pram1 gene encoding PML-RARA-regulated adapter molecule 1, whose amino-acid sequence MGSNQDFRNLQAKFQTSQPELGELFRKTPKPELNKVLKKFPQTELSEQPKKSSQSELSAVSLKPLQLQFADLPRKPPQPGVLKKSPQPEFPHLANKPVQAEFPRKPLHPEFTGLKKPSQAEFTDLKKPPQPQFASLPKKPPKPEFGELSKRPPQLETPQEPSAPPAQKLLKPEPNNPARPLGELKPKMFWHLEANEAPKRPLPSESSTFPKKPLQPEAVVGFSRKSQPQSESIEVSQTSPSKCGSRELDSHSPQPDISTFPKNNENFRKPSYPQATGCPKSPKQPMFYEFPQTPPRKPESCNPQSHSPLPDFNAFPKKHPQLQPSDLTRASSEPEVCKVPKKTQKPDPNVLSQKPSQPELGHLPRTSSDPEFNSLPRKFLQPQHGKFFQPEFPKGLPRKPKLPGSVSECSLPSASAGSSPQCPLSPGLIVPGIPRWRSEDFQVQRPPRRRPLPSASSLGHPPAKPALPPGPINIQSFRRAAATAAAVLKTGSSTGTHFQAQQPQHIAQNPDEIYELYDAVEATDDSSISPRGRDEMLSTQQATRWPQQEPELRKKATQPQQLPATDPKLLKQIRKAEKAEREFRKKFKFEGEIVIHTKMMIDPNAKTRRGGGKHLGIRRGEILEVIEFTSKDEMLCRDPKGKYGYVPRTALLPLETEVYDDVSFGDPLDMQPFPR is encoded by the exons ATG GGGAGCAATCAGGACTTCCGAAACCTCCAAGCTAAGTTCCAAACCTCTCAGCCAGAACTTGGAGAACTGTTCAGAAAAACCCCAAAGCCTGAGTTAAACAAAGTCCTGAAGAAATTTCCACAGACTGAGTTAAGTGAGCAGCCCAAGAAGTCCTCACAGTCTGAGCTCAGTGCAGTGTCTTTGAAACCACTGCAGCTGCAGTTTGCAGACCTCCCCAGGAAGCCCCCACAGCCTGGAGTTCTTAAAAAGTCACCACAGCCTGAGTTCCCTCATCTAGCCAACAAGCCTGTACAGGCTGAATTCCCAAGGAAGCCTCTACATCCAGAGTTCACAGGTCTCAAAAAGCCTTCCCAGGCTGAGTTCACAGATCTCAAGAAGCCCCCACAGCCCCAGTTTGCCAGCCTCCCCAAGAAGCCCCCAAAACCTGAGTTTGGAGAGCTCTCCAAGAGACCTCCACAGCTTGAGACACCCCAGGAGCCTAGTGCTCCTCCTGCCCAGAAGCTCCTGAAGCCCGAGCCTAACAATCCTGCCAGGCCTCTAGGAGAGCTCAAACCCAAGATGTTTTGGCACCTTGAGGCCAATGAGGCACCTAAGAGGCCCTTGCCATCTGAATCCAGTACTTTTCCCAAGAAGCCACTGCAGCCTGAGGCTGTTGTTGGtttctctaggaagtcccagccACAGTCAGAGTCCATCGAAGTTTCTCAGACATCCCCCTCTAAGTGTGGGTCCAGGGAGCTTGACTCTCACTCCCCACAGCCTGACATCAGTACCTTTCCTAAGAACAATGAGAACTTTAGGAAACCTTCATATCCTCAAGCCACTGGTTGCCCCAAGTCCCCAAAGCAGCCCATGTTCTATGAGTTCCCCCAGACACCCCCTCGGAAGCCTGAGTCATGTAACCCCCAGTCTCACTCCCCGCTGCCAGACTTCAATGCATTCCCTAAGAAGCATCCACAGCTCCAGCCAAGTGACCTTACCAGGGCATCCTCGGAGCCTGAAGTCTGCAAGGTTCCCAAAAAGACTCAGAAGCCAGACCCCAATGTGCTTTCTCAGAAGCCCTCACAGCCAGAATTGGGTCACCTCCCTAGAACATCCTCGGACCCCGAGTTCAACTCGCTCCCGAGGAAGTTTCTGCAGCCTCAACACGGCAAGTTCTTCCAGCCTGAGTTCCCCAAGGGTCTGCCTAGAAAGCCCAAGCTTCCTGGTTCAGTGTCTGAATGCTCCCTGCCCTCTGCTAGTGCGGGCTCCAGCCCCCAGTGCCCTCTCAGCCCTGGGCTTATAGTCCCTGGGATACCCCGCTGGAGATCAGAAGACTTCCAAGTCCAGCGCCCACCCCGACGGCGGCCCCTGCCCTCAGCCAGCAGCCTGGGACACCCCCCAGCCAAGCCCGCACTACCACCTGGCCCCATCAATATCCAAAGCTTCAGGAGAGCCGCAGCAACAGCCGCAG CGGTACTGAAGACAGGCTCTTCTACTGGGACCCACTTCCAAGCTCAACAACCTCAACATATTGCACA GAACCCGGATGAGATCTACGAACTGTATGATGCTGTGGAGGCCACAGATGACTCTAGTATCAGCCCCAGAGGCAGAG ATGAAATGCTGTCTACCCAGCAAGCCACCAGATGGCCTCAACAGGAGCCAGAGCTCAG GAAGAAGGCCACTCAGCCACAGCAGCTGCCAGCTACAGACCCCAAGCTGCTGAAACAGATCAGGAAGGCAGAAAAGGCTGAGAGAGAGTTTAGAAAGAAGTTTAAG TTTGAAGGTGAGATTGTGATTCACACGAAGATGATGATTGACCCCAATGCCAAGACCCGGCGTGGGGGTGGCAAGCACCTGGGCATCCGGCGTGGAGAGATCCTAGAGGTGATCGAGTTCACTAGCAAGGATGAGATGCTCTGCCGGGACCCCAAGGGCAAGT ATGGCTATGTGCCCAGAACTGCACTGTTGCCCTT GGAAACAGAGGTATATGATGACGTCAGCTTTGGGG ACCCTCTGGACATGCAACCATTTCCTCGGTGA